From the genome of Candidatus Bathyarchaeia archaeon, one region includes:
- the metG gene encoding methionine--tRNA ligase subunit beta: protein MTEEGQIIDISDFNKLDMRVGTIVEAERVIGTKKLYRIKVDLGELGRRQTISGLVGYYSQSELIGKRVIFLANLKKARIAGEESEGMILAALKDGDLALLTVDREIPNGAKIS from the coding sequence ATGACGGAAGAGGGGCAAATCATCGATATATCCGATTTCAACAAATTGGACATGAGAGTTGGCACAATAGTGGAGGCCGAGAGGGTGATCGGGACCAAGAAGCTTTATAGGATAAAGGTCGATCTCGGGGAGCTCGGGAGGAGGCAAACGATATCGGGCTTGGTTGGATATTATAGCCAAAGCGAGCTCATCGGGAAGAGGGTCATATTCCTCGCGAACCTCAAGAAGGCGAGGATAGCCGGGGAGGAATCGGAGGGGATGATCCTAGCGGCCCTCAAGGATGGCGATTTGGCCCTATTGACCGTGGATAGAGAGATACCCAACGGGGCCAAGATCTCCTGA
- a CDS encoding C/D box methylation guide ribonucleoprotein complex aNOP56 subunit (functions along with aFIB and aL7a; guides 2'-O-methylation of ribose to specific sites in RNAs) → MLGMEGIISLTPIGIFAIDGDGNVIAREGFPKDPKAVSEILRGAGEGRLEGPLRGFLEGLRKSGFDAMVFESEPLAEAARRALGIAARAEAKSKALEAFKARLPAMAVELGLFPDEAGYSSFAREVMLEMARASLALAGRRRDVYAIQIVRAMDDLDKTINLFSGRLREWFGLHFPELDKEVEKHETYARLVHDLGRRENFEFERLIERGLPEDRARRLDELAKNSVGADIGDEDLERIRDFSAAILEAFKLRDRMAKYLDEIMPKIAPNLCAIVGPSLSARLISLAGGLESLAKMPASTIQVLGAEKALFRSLRTGSRPPKHGVIFQYGPIHESPRWQRGKIARALAGKLSIAARLDAFGGEPMGEALKEGLNRRIEEIRQKYASPPARIGRARDRSAPARKARRRLPRKA, encoded by the coding sequence GTGCTTGGAATGGAGGGCATAATCTCACTGACCCCGATCGGGATCTTCGCGATCGATGGGGATGGAAACGTCATAGCTCGGGAGGGCTTCCCAAAGGACCCGAAGGCGGTTTCGGAGATCCTGAGAGGGGCTGGGGAGGGGAGATTGGAGGGGCCGCTGAGAGGCTTCCTCGAGGGGCTGAGGAAGAGCGGATTCGATGCGATGGTGTTCGAGAGCGAGCCATTGGCCGAAGCCGCTAGGAGGGCCTTGGGCATAGCGGCTAGGGCCGAGGCCAAATCCAAGGCCTTGGAGGCCTTCAAGGCGAGGCTACCGGCCATGGCCGTGGAGCTGGGGCTGTTCCCGGATGAGGCTGGCTACTCGAGCTTCGCGCGGGAGGTCATGCTGGAGATGGCTAGGGCATCACTTGCATTGGCGGGCAGGAGGCGCGATGTCTATGCGATCCAGATCGTTAGGGCAATGGACGATCTCGATAAGACGATAAACCTCTTCTCCGGGAGGCTGAGGGAATGGTTCGGATTGCATTTCCCTGAGCTGGATAAAGAGGTGGAGAAGCACGAAACCTACGCTAGGCTCGTCCATGATCTCGGGCGAAGGGAGAACTTCGAGTTCGAGAGGCTCATCGAGAGGGGTCTTCCAGAGGATAGGGCGAGGAGGTTGGATGAACTCGCTAAAAATTCGGTCGGAGCGGACATAGGGGATGAGGATTTGGAGAGGATAAGGGATTTCTCCGCCGCCATATTGGAGGCGTTCAAGCTAAGGGATAGGATGGCCAAGTATTTGGATGAGATCATGCCCAAGATCGCGCCGAACCTCTGCGCCATAGTTGGGCCATCCCTATCGGCTAGACTCATATCGCTAGCGGGCGGCCTTGAGAGCTTGGCCAAGATGCCGGCGAGCACGATCCAGGTCTTGGGTGCCGAGAAGGCCCTCTTCAGATCCCTCCGGACCGGATCGAGGCCACCAAAGCATGGGGTCATATTCCAATATGGCCCGATCCACGAATCTCCGAGGTGGCAAAGGGGTAAGATCGCTAGGGCCTTGGCCGGGAAGCTCTCGATAGCCGCGAGGCTGGATGCCTTCGGGGGGGAGCCCATGGGGGAGGCCCTCAAGGAAGGATTGAATAGGAGGATCGAGGAGATAAGGCAGAAGTACGCATCCCCGCCCGCGAGGATCGGCCGTGCAAGAGATAGGAGTGCGCCCGCACGAAAGGCTCGAAGGCGTCTACCTCGTAAGGCTTGA
- a CDS encoding transcriptional regulator, giving the protein MSSRRKKSPVEQDVLRLIMDAGDEGVLQSELWKNMGVDSREGSRAILRLERRGLIARKKELHSGRWTYRLFSKRKYATIDDIKDIPCTFCDLESRCGESDLSPENCERMIAWITAMLNESAEQRSHEEA; this is encoded by the coding sequence ATGTCCTCGAGGCGTAAGAAGAGTCCGGTGGAGCAGGACGTCCTTAGGCTCATAATGGATGCGGGGGACGAGGGGGTTTTGCAATCGGAGCTATGGAAGAACATGGGGGTCGATAGCCGCGAGGGATCGAGGGCCATATTGAGGTTGGAAAGGAGGGGATTGATAGCCCGCAAGAAGGAGCTCCACAGCGGCCGATGGACATATAGGCTGTTCTCGAAGAGGAAGTACGCCACAATAGACGATATAAAGGATATCCCATGCACCTTCTGCGATCTTGAATCGAGGTGCGGAGAATCCGATCTCTCCCCCGAGAATTGCGAAAGGATGATAGCTTGGATAACGGCCATGTTGAACGAGAGCGCCGAGCAGCGGTCCCATGAAGAAGCATAG
- a CDS encoding NTPase, with amino-acid sequence MEPCFKRGEDALKGKRVILLTGPPRSGKSTVAAKTAELLKSMGFKVGGVLTLEMVGDRGRIGFKLLDLWRGREGILALAGLGGPRIGKYGVNLGDLRDIGAGAIDIAIQECDLIIIDEIGPMELLSEDFRGSVARALECGKPVLATIHYRMEDRLVREAKSRGDSILIEVSPSNRGELPAKLSEAISGLFGGGLK; translated from the coding sequence TTGGAGCCTTGTTTTAAGCGAGGGGAGGATGCCCTGAAGGGGAAAAGGGTAATCTTGCTCACCGGGCCGCCTAGGTCCGGCAAGAGCACGGTCGCAGCGAAGACCGCTGAGCTGCTCAAATCCATGGGCTTCAAGGTTGGGGGTGTTTTGACGCTTGAGATGGTCGGGGATCGGGGCCGAATAGGCTTCAAGCTGTTGGATCTTTGGAGGGGGAGGGAGGGGATCTTGGCCCTCGCCGGCCTTGGCGGGCCTAGGATCGGGAAATACGGGGTGAATTTGGGGGATCTGAGGGATATCGGCGCCGGCGCAATAGATATCGCGATCCAAGAATGCGATTTGATAATCATAGACGAGATAGGCCCGATGGAGCTCCTATCGGAGGATTTCAGGGGGTCGGTCGCTAGGGCGCTTGAATGCGGGAAGCCTGTACTGGCCACGATCCATTATAGGATGGAGGATCGATTGGTGAGGGAGGCGAAGAGTAGGGGGGATTCGATCCTGATCGAGGTTTCGCCCTCGAACAGGGGGGAGCTCCCAGCGAAGCTAAGCGAAGCGATCTCGGGCCTCTTTGGCGGAGGGCTCAAATGA
- the rnhB gene encoding ribonuclease HII: MGPVIGPLVIAGISIEFLHSKCAPCLAKLGAKDSKALPPRSRAALAELMERERVGISYAEAWPELIDDYVLRKGKTGGLNRLEALLMAKVIEELGADLAYVDASDTDPDRFKAYLEEGLGGGIDLVCEHHADRKYPVVSAASILAKVRRDEAIERLKEEYGDFGSGYASDPKTISFLRSWLRVHGEVPPIVRRSWRTVWRACQCRLDDR; encoded by the coding sequence ATGGGCCCCGTGATAGGCCCCCTCGTGATCGCGGGCATAAGTATCGAGTTCCTCCATTCCAAGTGCGCCCCATGCCTCGCCAAATTGGGCGCCAAGGATTCCAAAGCGCTCCCACCGCGCTCGAGAGCGGCTTTGGCCGAGCTAATGGAAAGGGAGCGGGTCGGGATCAGCTATGCGGAGGCTTGGCCGGAGCTAATAGATGATTATGTGCTAAGGAAGGGGAAAACCGGCGGCTTGAACCGGTTGGAGGCCCTATTGATGGCGAAGGTCATCGAGGAACTCGGGGCCGACTTGGCCTATGTGGATGCTTCCGATACGGATCCGGATAGGTTCAAGGCCTATTTGGAGGAGGGGCTCGGAGGCGGGATCGATCTCGTTTGCGAGCATCATGCGGATCGCAAATATCCGGTGGTTTCTGCGGCAAGCATCTTGGCGAAGGTCAGGAGGGATGAGGCGATCGAGAGGCTAAAGGAGGAGTACGGAGATTTCGGCTCCGGATATGCATCGGATCCGAAGACCATATCCTTCCTGAGGTCTTGGTTGAGGGTCCATGGGGAGGTTCCGCCCATAGTTAGGAGGTCTTGGAGGACCGTGTGGAGGGCCTGTCAATGTAGGCTCGATGATCGATAA
- the ileS gene encoding isoleucine--tRNA ligase, which yields MEKAYDPKRVEGEVFEYWGRNGIYEEVKARLSKGPKFYFLDGPPFPSSGIPHIGTCWNKVLKDIVLRYRRHRGYNVRDQPGYDCHGLPIEIAIEKKFGFQTKKDIESFGVDRFVEECKRLAEENSAQMSEEFKNLGVWMDWESPYMTHSNQYIESCWWAIKRAHERGLLEHSKKVVHWCPRCETVLSDYEITEYRMMRDPSIYVKFPLKGSRGEYILIWTTTPWTLPSNVGVMVHPDFEYARVKSGDEVFIMAKERVGHVFSLAGREYEILQVFKGSSLEGLEYRAPLEVPALQGLSNAHRVVLSEEFVTLFEGTGCVHMATGHGEEDFVVGERAGLPMVMMVDDEGRFSKGAGKYEGLEVRESNRVIIEDLRSSGLLFFEEWVDHKYPVCWRCKTPIILRATDQWFIKVSSLRDEMLRESSKAVWIPEWAGMNAFGDWLRGAKDWVVSRQRYWGTPMPIWVCDSCERMEVIGSAEELSKRAPEAGSLIDYHVPWVDALKWRCECGGEMRRVKDVLVCWFDSGMAPYASLGLPKDESEGKYWWPVDFIVEGRDQISGWFYSLLRAGVILSDRTPFRTVLMHGFMLDEHGREMHKSLGNYVTPGEAIERAGRDALRLYVAQHTIWEDLKFSWRGLEEIRGDLNVIWNVFVFATTYMALDGFAPNEWPLQRLRDHMRLEDRWILSREQELLKEVTEAMEGYRLHEAARAIRRFLVEDLSRNYIRIVRKRAWREGDDPDKLAMYAVLFKVLSDSLVLMAPFAPFLSERIFLSSFKGALGDDAKSVHMLPWPTPDEGLMDQSAERAMGAAQEILAAAARARMRAGIKLRQPLRSMAVAASSEELRDSLRFAERILLEQGNVQSLKLLEPGEEVGEGWISEPFDGGAVFLDIRLTGKELAEGLARDLVRRLQQMRKEMDLRVDDYVDVWISAPEDKVDMIMGEGDYIRQEVRVKGLRIIPGGKVEAEYVKDWDIGGEKYTMGISLARDSAER from the coding sequence TTGGAGAAGGCATATGACCCGAAGAGGGTCGAGGGCGAGGTTTTCGAATATTGGGGCAGGAACGGCATTTATGAGGAGGTGAAGGCGCGCCTCTCCAAGGGCCCCAAGTTCTACTTCTTAGACGGCCCCCCCTTCCCATCCTCCGGGATTCCCCACATAGGGACCTGCTGGAACAAGGTGTTGAAGGACATAGTCCTTCGCTATAGGAGGCATAGGGGATATAATGTGCGGGATCAACCGGGTTACGATTGTCACGGCCTTCCTATAGAGATAGCCATTGAGAAGAAGTTCGGATTCCAAACGAAGAAGGACATAGAGTCGTTCGGGGTGGATAGGTTCGTCGAGGAATGTAAGAGACTCGCCGAGGAGAACTCGGCCCAGATGAGCGAGGAGTTCAAGAACTTGGGGGTTTGGATGGATTGGGAATCGCCTTACATGACCCATAGCAACCAATACATCGAATCTTGCTGGTGGGCGATAAAGAGGGCACATGAGAGGGGATTGCTGGAGCACAGCAAAAAGGTTGTGCATTGGTGCCCTCGTTGCGAAACGGTCCTATCGGATTACGAGATAACCGAGTACAGGATGATGAGGGACCCCTCCATATACGTGAAATTCCCATTGAAGGGCTCGAGGGGGGAATACATACTGATATGGACCACGACGCCTTGGACGCTACCGTCCAACGTGGGCGTGATGGTCCATCCGGATTTCGAATACGCCAGGGTCAAGAGCGGAGATGAGGTCTTCATAATGGCCAAGGAGAGGGTGGGGCACGTCTTCTCATTGGCCGGGAGGGAGTACGAGATCCTGCAAGTCTTCAAGGGATCGTCGTTGGAGGGGTTGGAATATCGCGCCCCACTCGAGGTCCCGGCCCTCCAAGGGCTCTCAAACGCCCATAGGGTTGTCCTCAGCGAGGAGTTCGTCACCCTATTCGAAGGCACCGGATGCGTCCACATGGCCACTGGTCATGGGGAGGAGGATTTCGTAGTTGGCGAAAGGGCCGGCCTGCCGATGGTTATGATGGTCGATGACGAGGGGAGGTTCTCAAAGGGGGCCGGGAAATACGAAGGCTTGGAGGTTAGGGAGTCCAATAGGGTCATAATCGAGGACCTCAGGAGCAGTGGCTTACTGTTCTTCGAGGAATGGGTGGATCATAAGTACCCGGTGTGCTGGAGATGCAAAACGCCGATAATCCTCAGGGCCACCGATCAATGGTTCATAAAGGTCAGCTCCCTCAGGGACGAGATGCTCCGGGAGAGCTCGAAGGCGGTTTGGATCCCGGAATGGGCCGGGATGAATGCCTTCGGGGATTGGCTCAGGGGCGCGAAGGATTGGGTCGTATCAAGGCAGAGGTATTGGGGGACCCCGATGCCCATATGGGTCTGCGATTCCTGCGAGAGGATGGAGGTCATAGGCTCAGCCGAGGAATTATCCAAGAGGGCCCCCGAGGCCGGATCCTTGATCGATTACCACGTCCCATGGGTCGATGCCCTCAAATGGAGATGCGAATGCGGGGGCGAGATGAGGAGGGTTAAGGATGTCCTCGTTTGCTGGTTCGACTCCGGGATGGCCCCATATGCCTCCCTCGGGCTCCCAAAGGACGAATCTGAGGGCAAATATTGGTGGCCGGTCGATTTCATAGTCGAGGGGAGGGATCAAATATCCGGATGGTTCTATTCGCTGCTCAGGGCCGGGGTCATCCTATCGGATAGGACCCCATTCAGGACGGTCCTGATGCATGGCTTCATGCTCGACGAGCACGGGAGGGAGATGCATAAATCCCTCGGCAATTACGTGACCCCGGGCGAGGCGATAGAGAGGGCTGGAAGGGATGCCCTGAGGCTATACGTTGCGCAGCATACGATCTGGGAGGACCTGAAGTTCTCTTGGAGGGGGTTGGAGGAGATCCGGGGGGATTTAAACGTCATATGGAACGTGTTCGTTTTCGCGACGACCTACATGGCCTTGGACGGATTCGCGCCGAACGAATGGCCCCTCCAAAGGCTCCGGGATCATATGAGGTTGGAGGATAGGTGGATATTGAGCAGAGAGCAGGAGTTGTTGAAGGAGGTGACGGAGGCGATGGAGGGGTATCGCCTCCACGAGGCCGCTAGGGCAATCCGGAGGTTCTTGGTCGAGGACCTCAGCAGAAATTATATCAGGATCGTTAGGAAGAGGGCGTGGAGAGAGGGGGACGACCCGGATAAGCTGGCGATGTACGCGGTCCTGTTCAAGGTCCTATCCGATTCGCTGGTCCTTATGGCGCCCTTCGCCCCCTTCCTCTCCGAGCGGATATTCCTCTCCTCATTCAAGGGGGCTTTGGGAGATGATGCGAAAAGTGTTCATATGCTCCCTTGGCCAACGCCCGATGAAGGCCTAATGGATCAATCGGCCGAGAGAGCCATGGGGGCTGCGCAGGAGATATTGGCGGCGGCCGCGAGGGCTAGGATGAGGGCTGGGATCAAACTCAGGCAGCCGCTGAGATCCATGGCCGTGGCCGCGAGTTCGGAGGAGCTGAGGGATTCTCTGCGCTTCGCCGAGCGAATCCTATTAGAGCAGGGCAACGTCCAAAGCCTCAAGCTTTTGGAGCCGGGGGAGGAGGTCGGGGAGGGATGGATCTCGGAACCCTTTGATGGCGGCGCGGTCTTCTTGGACATCAGGCTGACGGGGAAGGAATTGGCCGAAGGGCTCGCCCGTGATCTGGTCCGCAGGCTTCAGCAGATGAGGAAGGAGATGGATCTTAGGGTAGACGATTATGTGGACGTTTGGATATCGGCCCCCGAGGATAAAGTCGATATGATAATGGGCGAGGGGGATTACATACGCCAAGAGGTCAGGGTTAAGGGTCTGAGGATAATCCCCGGGGGTAAGGTCGAGGCCGAATACGTTAAGGATTGGGACATAGGTGGAGAGAAGTATACGATGGGCATAAGCCTTGCCAGAGATTCGGCTGAGCGATGA
- the nth gene encoding endonuclease III — protein sequence MSCADPSERMRRALAILEEGIEVEDWFKGIDGFELLIATILSQSTNYKNVRIAMERLRAKVGISPSSIAESDLRAIRDCIKPAGLFNQKAKRIKEVARRILENYGGDVGKLLLSDDPRNELLRLPGVGPKTADVFLAFYGGLNILPVDTHIKRVAKRLGIAEGAGGYEGVRAKLEELIPPHKRRRLHIVLIKFGRSVCKAKAPDCHRCPIAELCPSAKRFLETASGDRG from the coding sequence ATGTCGTGCGCGGATCCATCTGAAAGGATGAGGAGGGCGCTCGCCATATTGGAGGAGGGTATTGAGGTGGAGGATTGGTTCAAGGGCATCGATGGCTTCGAATTGCTCATAGCGACAATCCTATCGCAATCCACTAATTACAAGAACGTCAGGATAGCCATGGAGCGCCTCAGGGCCAAGGTTGGGATCTCCCCCTCCTCCATAGCCGAATCGGACCTTCGGGCCATAAGGGATTGCATAAAGCCCGCGGGGCTCTTCAACCAAAAGGCCAAGAGGATAAAGGAAGTCGCGAGGAGGATCCTTGAGAATTACGGGGGGGATGTGGGAAAATTGCTCCTGAGCGATGATCCCCGGAACGAGCTGCTCCGCCTGCCGGGGGTCGGGCCAAAGACCGCCGACGTATTCCTAGCTTTCTATGGAGGGCTCAATATACTTCCGGTTGACACTCACATAAAACGGGTGGCAAAGAGGTTGGGCATAGCCGAGGGGGCGGGGGGCTATGAGGGGGTGAGGGCTAAGTTGGAGGAGCTCATACCGCCGCATAAGAGGAGGAGGCTTCACATAGTCCTGATAAAATTCGGGAGAAGCGTTTGTAAGGCTAAGGCGCCCGATTGCCACAGATGCCCAATAGCCGAGCTATGCCCAAGCGCCAAGCGCTTCCTCGAAACCGCCTCAGGGGATCGAGGTTGA
- a CDS encoding fibrillarin-like rRNA/tRNA 2'-O-methyltransferase has protein sequence MQEIGVRPHERLEGVYLVRLEDGSERLATKNLSPGVSVYGERLIRVGSAEYRLWDPFRSKLAAAILNGLRAMPIRPGSRVLYLGSAAGTTASHVSDIIGEGGSLYCVEFAPRVMKEFMAKVCAHRSNVFPILADARFPENYPALPGMTFDSIYCDVAQADQARILSDNADLYLRRHGGALIAIKSRSVDVARPPSSVYRQEIEVLEERGFRILERVRLEPYEKDHMMISATFNPP, from the coding sequence GTGCAAGAGATAGGAGTGCGCCCGCACGAAAGGCTCGAAGGCGTCTACCTCGTAAGGCTTGAGGATGGATCGGAGAGGCTAGCGACTAAGAACCTCTCCCCGGGCGTTTCGGTCTATGGGGAGAGGTTGATTCGGGTGGGCTCCGCGGAATATAGGCTATGGGATCCCTTCAGGAGCAAGCTCGCGGCGGCTATATTGAACGGGTTGCGGGCTATGCCCATAAGGCCCGGCTCCCGCGTCCTATATCTCGGATCCGCTGCTGGAACGACCGCGAGCCACGTCAGCGATATAATAGGCGAGGGGGGCTCACTGTATTGCGTGGAATTCGCGCCGAGGGTCATGAAGGAGTTCATGGCCAAGGTCTGCGCGCATAGGAGCAACGTTTTTCCGATCCTGGCCGATGCGAGGTTTCCCGAGAATTATCCAGCGCTCCCGGGGATGACCTTCGATTCCATATATTGCGACGTTGCGCAAGCCGATCAAGCTAGGATACTCTCGGATAACGCGGATTTATATTTGAGGAGGCATGGAGGGGCCTTAATCGCAATAAAATCTAGGAGCGTGGATGTCGCGAGGCCGCCATCGAGCGTATATAGGCAAGAGATAGAGGTCCTGGAGGAGAGGGGCTTTCGGATCCTTGAGCGCGTTAGGCTAGAGCCATACGAGAAGGATCACATGATGATCTCGGCCACCTTCAATCCACCCTGA
- a CDS encoding carbohydrate kinase family protein: MRAELLENLLSLLRGPLPSPEVVLMPDFYLDHFVKFEGELEAFAKSLREMAERGGGNFPMTAQAIMRGGNAANTAAALSKLGGRPYLVAKADELGLWFLERRSGLKGPELRGVKASGRQSMTVALELRYGGRLINLMINDPGPVRDFSPSDLDEDDVEAVRRADFVCVLNWAQNLRGTELIQEVFGLAKREGVGKTFLDTGDPSPKRDEIKVLLKEVLGRGLVDVWSLNENEAKWYSSAMGFHATDAPCFEMGKFMHEELGVIIDLHTSDFSSTHGPGGDWIVNSLPVTPLRKTGAGDAWNAADILGHSMRLDPELRLALSNAAASYYISNEEGRHASAEDLRAFLEGFLKGPCKLY; the protein is encoded by the coding sequence TTGAGGGCCGAGCTATTGGAGAATCTTTTGAGCCTCCTGAGGGGCCCCCTCCCATCCCCGGAGGTCGTTCTCATGCCGGATTTCTATCTAGATCATTTCGTCAAGTTCGAGGGCGAGCTAGAGGCCTTCGCGAAATCCCTTCGGGAGATGGCGGAGCGCGGAGGGGGGAATTTCCCAATGACGGCGCAAGCCATCATGAGGGGCGGCAACGCCGCCAACACGGCCGCGGCCCTCTCAAAGCTGGGCGGGAGGCCATATTTGGTGGCCAAGGCGGATGAGCTCGGCCTATGGTTCTTGGAGAGGCGATCCGGCCTAAAGGGCCCAGAGCTGAGAGGCGTGAAGGCCTCTGGGAGGCAATCCATGACCGTGGCCCTAGAGCTACGTTACGGCGGGAGACTGATCAATTTGATGATAAATGATCCCGGGCCCGTGCGGGATTTCAGCCCCTCCGATTTGGATGAGGATGATGTGGAGGCGGTGAGGCGCGCTGACTTCGTATGCGTCCTCAACTGGGCGCAGAATTTGAGGGGCACGGAGCTCATCCAAGAGGTCTTCGGGCTCGCGAAGCGCGAGGGGGTCGGCAAGACCTTTTTGGATACTGGGGATCCCTCCCCGAAGAGGGATGAGATAAAGGTCCTGTTGAAGGAAGTATTGGGCCGAGGCCTCGTCGATGTTTGGAGCCTGAACGAGAACGAGGCCAAGTGGTATTCCTCTGCGATGGGATTTCATGCAACCGATGCCCCATGCTTCGAAATGGGGAAGTTCATGCATGAGGAGCTCGGCGTCATCATCGATCTCCATACTTCGGATTTCAGCTCGACGCATGGGCCCGGAGGAGATTGGATCGTCAATTCCCTCCCCGTCACTCCTTTGAGGAAGACCGGCGCGGGCGATGCTTGGAACGCAGCTGATATACTTGGGCATTCGATGCGCTTGGATCCGGAATTAAGGCTGGCGTTATCGAATGCCGCCGCCTCCTATTACATCTCGAACGAGGAGGGGCGCCATGCGAGCGCCGAGGACCTTAGGGCATTCTTGGAAGGCTTCCTGAAAGGCCCATGTAAACTATATTAG
- a CDS encoding RlmE family RNA methyltransferase, with protein MKKHRSPWIRERLKDQYHRMAKREGYRSRAAYKLLEINSREGIIKAGDRVLDLGAAPGGWIQVASECVGEGGYVLGIDVKEIEPLPLRNVETIIADIEGEEALRHASDRGPFDVVLCDASPKLSGAKDLDRARQFGLSMASLRIAKTVLRRGGHFLTKAFEGPEVGELREELRKLFSEVKILKPKASKSESSEIYVLAKGFMSRNGF; from the coding sequence ATGAAGAAGCATAGGAGCCCTTGGATAAGGGAAAGGCTCAAGGACCAATACCATAGGATGGCCAAGAGGGAGGGCTATAGGAGCAGGGCGGCCTATAAGCTATTGGAGATCAACTCCCGAGAGGGGATAATCAAGGCGGGCGATAGGGTCCTCGATCTCGGGGCGGCCCCGGGGGGATGGATCCAAGTTGCATCCGAATGCGTTGGGGAGGGGGGTTATGTCCTAGGCATCGATGTCAAAGAGATCGAGCCGCTGCCCCTGAGGAACGTGGAGACAATAATCGCCGATATAGAGGGCGAGGAGGCCTTGAGGCATGCCTCCGATAGGGGCCCCTTCGATGTGGTGCTTTGCGATGCCTCCCCGAAGCTATCGGGCGCGAAGGACCTCGATCGGGCTAGGCAATTCGGCCTGTCTATGGCTTCCTTGAGGATCGCGAAGACGGTCCTTAGGAGGGGCGGGCATTTCCTGACTAAGGCGTTCGAGGGGCCGGAGGTTGGCGAGCTGAGGGAGGAGCTCCGGAAGCTCTTCTCGGAGGTCAAGATCCTGAAGCCCAAGGCCTCCAAGAGCGAGAGCTCCGAGATCTACGTTCTCGCCAAGGGGTTCATGTCTCGGAACGGGTTTTGA